The following are encoded together in the Streptomyces sp. NBC_00341 genome:
- a CDS encoding pitrilysin family protein, whose product MEYHPQPAPGTARPWAFPAPERGALPNGLTVLRCHRPGQQVVAVEVFLEAPLDAEPEGLDGVATIMSRALSEGTDKHSAEEFAAELERCGATLDAHADHPGVRVSLEVPASRLAKALGLVAEALRAPAFADSEIERLVNNRLDEIPHEQANPARRAAKQLSKELFPATARMSRPRQGTEKTVERIDSAAVRAFYDAHVRPSTATAVVVGDLTGIDLDALLSDTLGDWSGNTAASRPVPPITADDTGRVVIVDRPGAVQTQLLIGRIGADRHDSVWPAQVLGTYCLGGTLTSRLDRVLREEKGYTYGVRAFAQVLRSSAPDSASGATGAAMLAISGSVDTESTGPALEDLWKVLRTLAAEGLTDAERETAVQNLVGVAPLKFETAASVAGTLADQVEQHLADDYQAQLYARLAETGTVEATAAVVNAFPEDRLVTVLVGDAAQIKEPVTALGIGEVSVVTG is encoded by the coding sequence ATGGAGTACCACCCGCAGCCCGCCCCCGGCACGGCCAGGCCCTGGGCCTTCCCCGCGCCCGAGCGCGGTGCCCTGCCCAACGGCCTCACGGTGCTGCGCTGCCACCGTCCCGGCCAGCAGGTCGTCGCCGTAGAGGTCTTCCTCGAAGCCCCGCTCGACGCCGAACCCGAGGGTCTGGACGGGGTGGCCACGATCATGTCGCGCGCCCTTTCGGAGGGCACCGACAAGCACAGCGCGGAGGAGTTCGCCGCCGAGCTGGAGCGGTGCGGCGCCACCCTGGACGCCCACGCCGACCACCCCGGTGTCCGGGTCTCCCTGGAGGTGCCCGCCTCCCGGCTGGCCAAGGCGCTCGGCCTGGTCGCGGAGGCCCTGCGGGCCCCGGCCTTCGCCGACAGTGAGATCGAGCGGCTGGTGAACAACCGGCTCGACGAGATCCCGCACGAGCAGGCGAACCCGGCCCGGCGCGCGGCCAAGCAGCTCTCCAAGGAGCTCTTCCCGGCCACGGCCCGTATGTCGCGCCCGCGCCAGGGCACCGAGAAGACCGTCGAGCGGATCGACTCCGCGGCCGTGCGCGCCTTCTACGACGCCCACGTCCGCCCGTCCACCGCGACCGCCGTGGTCGTCGGTGACCTCACCGGCATCGACCTGGACGCCCTGCTCTCCGACACCCTGGGCGACTGGTCGGGCAACACCGCCGCGTCCCGTCCGGTCCCGCCGATCACCGCCGACGACACCGGCCGCGTGGTCATCGTGGACCGCCCCGGAGCGGTGCAGACCCAGCTGCTGATCGGCCGGATCGGCGCCGACCGGCACGACAGCGTCTGGCCGGCCCAGGTACTCGGCACGTACTGCCTGGGCGGCACGCTGACCTCCCGGCTCGACCGGGTGCTGCGTGAGGAGAAGGGCTACACCTACGGCGTACGCGCCTTCGCCCAGGTGCTGCGCTCCTCGGCCCCGGACTCCGCCTCGGGGGCGACCGGCGCCGCGATGCTCGCCATCAGCGGATCGGTTGACACCGAGTCCACCGGCCCGGCGCTGGAAGACCTGTGGAAGGTGCTGCGGACCCTGGCCGCGGAGGGCCTGACGGACGCCGAGCGCGAGACGGCCGTGCAGAACCTCGTGGGCGTGGCACCGCTGAAGTTCGAGACGGCCGCCTCCGTCGCGGGCACCCTCGCGGACCAGGTCGAGCAGCACCTCGCGGACGACTACCAGGCGCAGCTGTACGCGCGCCTCGCCGAGACCGGCACGGTGGAGGCGACGGCGGCCGTGGTCAACGCCTTCCCGGAGGACCGGCTGGTCACGGTCCTCGTCGGGGACGCCGCACAGATCAAGGAGCCCGTCACGGCTCTCGGCATCGGAGAGGTCTCGGTCGTCACCGGCTGA
- a CDS encoding HPr family phosphocarrier protein — protein MAERRVNVGWAEGLHARPASIFVRAATASGVPVTIAKADGNPVNAASMLAVLGLGAQGGEEIILASEADNAEAALDRLSKLVAEGLDELPETV, from the coding sequence ATGGCTGAGCGCCGCGTCAACGTCGGTTGGGCCGAGGGCCTGCACGCCCGCCCCGCATCCATCTTCGTCCGTGCCGCCACGGCCTCCGGCGTCCCCGTGACCATCGCCAAGGCCGACGGCAACCCGGTGAACGCCGCGTCCATGCTCGCGGTGCTCGGGCTCGGCGCCCAGGGCGGCGAGGAGATCATCCTCGCGTCCGAGGCCGACAACGCAGAGGCCGCTCTGGACCGTCTGTCCAAGCTGGTCGCCGAGGGGCTCGACGAGCTCCCGGAGACCGTCTGA
- a CDS encoding DUF5998 family protein: protein MAKTGTTTQGLRAAIERSGYYPALVAEAVEAAVGGEPVASYLVHQETTFDSNEVRRHVTVLVLTDNRFVVSHTDEQNADTSSPTPYATTSTESVKLDRISSVVVSRVVANPEKYVPGTLPREVVLTIGWGAVSRIDLEPAACGDPNCEADHGYTGSSTADDLSLRVSEAGDGPDTVRQTLAFAQALSEATAATAAADR, encoded by the coding sequence ATGGCTAAGACCGGTACGACGACCCAGGGGCTGCGCGCGGCGATCGAGCGCAGTGGCTACTACCCGGCCCTCGTGGCCGAGGCGGTGGAGGCCGCCGTGGGCGGTGAGCCGGTCGCTTCGTACCTGGTGCACCAGGAGACCACCTTCGACTCCAACGAGGTGCGCCGGCACGTCACCGTCCTGGTGCTGACGGATAACCGTTTCGTCGTCAGCCACACCGACGAGCAGAACGCCGACACCAGCTCCCCGACGCCCTACGCCACCACCTCCACCGAGTCGGTCAAGCTCGACCGGATCTCCTCCGTCGTGGTGAGCCGCGTGGTGGCCAACCCGGAGAAGTACGTGCCCGGCACGCTGCCCCGCGAGGTCGTCCTGACCATCGGCTGGGGCGCGGTCTCCCGGATCGACCTGGAGCCCGCCGCCTGCGGTGACCCCAACTGCGAGGCGGACCACGGCTACACCGGCAGCTCCACCGCCGACGACCTGAGCCTGCGGGTCAGCGAGGCCGGCGACGGCCCCGACACCGTGCGCCAGACCCTCGCCTTCGCCCAGGCGCTCTCCGAGGCCACGGCCGCGACCGCCGCGGCCGACCGCTGA
- a CDS encoding GNAT family N-acetyltransferase: MEPSVEQSPHHAYPGHWEADVVLRDGGTARIRPITTDDAERLVSFYEQVSDESKYYRFFAPYPRLSAKDVHRFTHHDYVDRVGLAVTVGGEFIATVRYDRIDATGRPASAPADEAEVAFLVQDAHQGRGVASTLLEHIAAVARERGIRRFAAEVLPANNKMIKVFRDAGYTQQRSFEDGSVHLTLDLEPTAESLAVQRAREQRAEARSVQRLLAPGSVAVIGTGRNPGGVGRTVLRNLLGAGFTGRTYAVNSALDADQDTIDGVPAHRSLGEIGEPVDLAVVAVPAERVPEAVADCGEHGVQGLVVLSAGYAEWGAEGRERQRELVRQARSYGMRIIGPNAFGIINNSEAVRLNASLAPERPASGRIGLFTQSGAIGIALLSGLYRRGAGLSTFISAGNRADISGNDFLQYWYEDPDTDVALLYLESLGNPRKFTRLARRTAAVKPVVVVKGARHSGSTPPGHAVPISRIPDATVSALMRQAGVIRVDTVTEMVDAGLLLADQPLPAGGRVAILGNSESLGLLTYDACLAEGLRPRPPRDLTTAATPQDFRDALAEALADEGCDAVIVTAIPWVGEDGEAEQGDGEVLATALHTAAAAGPAKPVAVVHVEIGGLAEALAAATSTVAQQRPAQAQPSGPAPGRTPATPATTAPPAPTTPPAPTTPPVTPAPPGDTDAAPEAAESGGARAVGRIPAYPAAERAVRALSEAVKYAQWRRQAAVPGKVPEFLDDTIDEPGAAARIDAALGKDPDPRGRPLSPDEARELLACYGIAVRPTLPAPDAEAAVAAAGRLGYPVALKTTAPHLRHRADLGGVRLDLATESAVRRAYGELTELLGKPAELRPVVQAMAPRGVDTVVRATIDPAAGAVLSFGLAGAPSELLGDTAHRLVPATDRDAAELIRSIRAAPVLFGWRGSAPVDTAALEELLLRVSLLVDDHPEVVAVALEPVVVATQGLTVLGASVRLSPPPARTDLGPRRLSNY, encoded by the coding sequence ATGGAGCCCTCTGTGGAGCAGAGTCCGCATCACGCCTACCCCGGCCACTGGGAGGCGGACGTGGTGCTCCGCGACGGCGGCACCGCCCGGATCAGGCCGATCACCACGGACGATGCCGAACGGCTGGTCAGCTTCTACGAGCAGGTCTCCGACGAGTCGAAGTACTACCGCTTCTTCGCTCCCTACCCCCGGCTCTCCGCCAAGGACGTCCACCGCTTCACCCATCACGACTACGTCGACCGGGTGGGACTCGCCGTCACGGTGGGCGGCGAGTTCATCGCCACCGTCCGCTATGACCGCATCGACGCCACGGGCAGGCCCGCCTCCGCCCCGGCGGACGAGGCCGAGGTCGCCTTCCTCGTCCAGGACGCGCACCAGGGCCGCGGCGTCGCCTCCACGCTGCTCGAACACATCGCGGCCGTCGCCCGCGAGCGCGGCATCCGGCGCTTCGCCGCCGAGGTGCTCCCCGCCAACAACAAGATGATCAAGGTGTTCCGGGACGCCGGATACACCCAGCAGCGCAGCTTCGAGGACGGCTCCGTCCACCTCACCCTGGACCTCGAACCGACCGCCGAGTCGCTCGCCGTCCAGCGCGCCCGCGAGCAGCGGGCAGAGGCGCGGTCCGTGCAGCGGCTGCTCGCACCCGGCTCCGTCGCCGTCATCGGCACGGGGCGCAACCCGGGCGGGGTCGGCCGCACCGTCCTGCGCAACCTCCTGGGCGCGGGCTTCACCGGCCGCACCTACGCGGTGAACAGCGCCCTGGACGCGGACCAGGACACCATCGACGGGGTGCCCGCCCACCGCTCCCTCGGCGAGATCGGTGAACCGGTCGACCTCGCCGTCGTCGCCGTCCCCGCCGAGCGGGTGCCCGAGGCCGTCGCCGACTGCGGGGAGCACGGCGTCCAGGGCCTCGTCGTCCTCTCCGCCGGATACGCCGAGTGGGGCGCCGAGGGCCGCGAGCGGCAGCGCGAACTGGTGCGCCAGGCCCGCTCGTACGGCATGCGCATCATCGGCCCGAACGCCTTCGGCATCATCAACAACTCCGAGGCGGTCCGGCTGAACGCCTCACTCGCCCCGGAGCGGCCCGCCTCCGGGCGCATCGGCCTGTTCACCCAGTCCGGCGCGATCGGCATCGCCCTGCTCTCCGGGCTCTACCGGCGCGGCGCGGGGCTCTCCACCTTTATCTCGGCCGGAAACCGCGCCGACATCTCCGGCAACGACTTCCTCCAGTACTGGTACGAGGACCCGGACACCGACGTCGCCCTGCTGTACCTCGAATCGCTCGGCAACCCCCGTAAGTTCACCCGCCTCGCCCGGCGTACCGCAGCCGTGAAGCCGGTGGTCGTGGTCAAGGGCGCCCGGCACAGCGGCTCCACCCCGCCGGGCCACGCCGTGCCCATCAGCCGGATCCCGGACGCCACCGTCTCCGCGCTGATGCGGCAGGCGGGCGTGATCCGCGTCGACACGGTGACCGAGATGGTCGACGCGGGCCTGCTCCTCGCGGACCAGCCGCTCCCGGCGGGCGGCCGCGTCGCGATCCTCGGCAACTCCGAGTCCCTCGGGCTGCTCACGTACGACGCCTGCCTGGCCGAGGGGCTGCGCCCGCGTCCGCCGCGCGACCTCACCACCGCCGCAACCCCGCAGGACTTCCGGGACGCGCTGGCCGAGGCGCTGGCCGACGAGGGCTGCGACGCGGTGATCGTGACGGCGATCCCCTGGGTGGGCGAGGACGGAGAGGCGGAGCAGGGTGACGGCGAGGTGCTGGCCACCGCCCTGCACACGGCGGCCGCCGCGGGTCCGGCCAAGCCGGTGGCCGTCGTCCACGTGGAGATCGGCGGCCTCGCGGAGGCCCTGGCGGCGGCCACCAGCACGGTGGCCCAGCAGCGCCCGGCCCAGGCGCAGCCGTCCGGCCCGGCGCCGGGCCGCACCCCGGCCACGCCCGCCACAACGGCGCCTCCCGCCCCAACGACGCCTCCTGCCCCAACGACGCCTCCGGTGACGCCCGCGCCCCCCGGCGACACGGACGCCGCGCCCGAGGCGGCCGAATCCGGAGGGGCCCGCGCCGTCGGCCGGATCCCCGCCTACCCGGCCGCGGAGCGCGCCGTCCGGGCGCTCTCCGAAGCAGTGAAGTACGCCCAGTGGCGGCGCCAGGCGGCGGTTCCCGGCAAGGTGCCCGAGTTCCTCGACGACACCATCGACGAGCCGGGCGCGGCAGCCCGTATCGACGCGGCTCTCGGCAAGGACCCCGATCCGCGCGGCAGGCCCCTGTCGCCCGACGAGGCCCGCGAGCTGCTGGCCTGCTACGGCATCGCCGTCCGGCCGACGCTGCCGGCCCCCGACGCGGAGGCGGCCGTCGCCGCCGCCGGGCGGCTCGGCTACCCGGTCGCGCTGAAGACCACCGCACCCCATCTGCGCCACCGCGCCGACCTCGGCGGTGTCCGGCTGGACCTCGCCACCGAGTCCGCCGTGCGCCGTGCCTACGGCGAGCTGACAGAGCTGCTGGGCAAGCCCGCCGAGCTGAGGCCCGTGGTGCAGGCCATGGCGCCGCGCGGTGTCGACACCGTCGTACGGGCGACGATCGACCCGGCCGCGGGCGCCGTCCTCTCCTTCGGCCTGGCGGGCGCGCCGTCCGAGCTGCTCGGTGACACCGCCCACCGGCTGGTTCCGGCCACCGACCGGGACGCCGCCGAGCTGATCCGCTCGATCCGGGCCGCCCCGGTCCTCTTCGGCTGGCGCGGCTCGGCGCCCGTGGACACCGCGGCGCTGGAAGAACTCCTGCTCAGGGTCTCGCTGCTGGTCGACGACCACCCCGAGGTGGTCGCCGTGGCCCTGGAACCCGTGGTGGTCGCCACCCAGGGGCTGACGGTCCTCGGAGCGAGCGTCCGGCTGTCACCGCCCCCGGCCCGTACCGACCTCGGCCCCCGCCGGCTCTCCAACTACTGA
- a CDS encoding alkaline phosphatase family protein produces the protein MAQPAWQDPVPLGIDTAPVPEYGSGSLADLLPTLVAGQGVAGFTPAIAELTPADRNCVFLIDGLGWEQIRSHPDEAPFLHSLLPTSRGGTGRPITAGFPATTATSLASVGTGLPPGEHGLTGYTVRNPATGALMNQLRWRPWSEPKVWQPHPTVFTLADAAGVRTAQVSAPAFEQTPLTKVALSGGSFLGRLTGEDRMDVAAERLAAGDRSLVYTYYSEVDGMGHRFGVDSDAWRGQLMHVDGLARRLAEQLPPRSALYITADHGMIDIPFDEQSRIDFDEDWELRAGVALLGGEGRARHVYAVPGAEADVLAVWREVLGEQFWVASRDEAIAAGWFGPRVDERVLGRIGDVVAAAHDDVVITATDNEPHESAMVGMHGSMTPVEQLVPLLEVRS, from the coding sequence ATGGCCCAGCCGGCCTGGCAGGACCCGGTACCACTGGGCATCGACACCGCCCCCGTGCCCGAGTACGGCAGCGGTTCGCTGGCCGATCTGCTGCCCACGCTCGTCGCGGGTCAGGGGGTGGCGGGTTTCACGCCCGCGATCGCGGAGCTCACGCCCGCCGACCGCAACTGCGTCTTCCTGATCGACGGACTCGGCTGGGAGCAGATCCGGTCCCATCCCGACGAGGCGCCCTTCCTGCACTCGCTGCTGCCCACCTCGCGCGGCGGCACGGGCCGCCCGATCACGGCCGGCTTCCCGGCGACCACCGCGACCTCGCTGGCCTCGGTCGGTACCGGCCTGCCCCCGGGCGAGCACGGCCTCACCGGGTACACCGTGCGCAATCCGGCGACCGGCGCGCTGATGAACCAACTGCGCTGGCGGCCCTGGTCGGAGCCGAAGGTCTGGCAGCCGCACCCCACCGTCTTCACCCTCGCCGACGCGGCCGGAGTGCGCACCGCCCAGGTCTCCGCGCCCGCCTTCGAACAGACCCCGCTCACCAAGGTCGCGCTCAGCGGCGGCTCGTTCCTCGGGCGGCTGACCGGCGAGGACCGGATGGACGTCGCGGCCGAGCGGCTGGCCGCCGGTGACCGTTCGCTCGTCTACACCTACTACAGCGAGGTCGACGGCATGGGGCACCGCTTCGGCGTCGACTCCGACGCCTGGCGCGGCCAGCTGATGCACGTCGACGGACTGGCCAGGCGGCTGGCGGAGCAGCTCCCGCCGCGCTCGGCGCTGTACATCACCGCCGACCACGGCATGATCGACATCCCGTTCGACGAGCAGTCCCGGATCGACTTCGACGAGGACTGGGAACTGCGCGCGGGCGTCGCGCTGCTCGGTGGCGAGGGCCGCGCCCGCCATGTGTACGCCGTCCCGGGCGCGGAGGCCGATGTGCTGGCCGTCTGGCGCGAGGTGCTCGGCGAGCAGTTCTGGGTGGCGAGCCGGGATGAGGCCATCGCGGCGGGCTGGTTCGGCCCCCGCGTCGACGAACGCGTCCTCGGCCGGATCGGTGACGTGGTCGCGGCGGCCCACGACGACGTGGTGATCACCGCCACCGACAACGAGCCCCACGAGTCCGCGATGGTGGGCATGCACGGCTCGATGACCCCCGTCGAGCAGCTCGTCCCGCTCCTCGAAGTACGCTCCTAG
- a CDS encoding GntR family transcriptional regulator, whose product MRIPAHSVCTAIRDDIVSGVFERGSRLTEEVLARRYGVSRVPVREALRTLESEGFVVTRRHAGACVAEPDEQEAADLLEVRMLLEPLGAARAAQRRTDAHLKVLRGLVRLGQERARRGEGEDLRSLGGWFHETLAQASGSPGLIALLTQLRHKIAWMYAVDPPARPADSWAEYGAIVDAVARGDAERARVLAAQHAERATGAHRLRRPGRPAAPAVPRAARVRTSQHAVNTQGGRH is encoded by the coding sequence ATGCGCATTCCGGCGCATTCGGTATGCACGGCAATCCGTGACGACATCGTCTCCGGTGTCTTCGAACGCGGCAGCCGACTCACCGAGGAGGTGCTCGCACGCCGTTACGGGGTTTCCCGCGTCCCGGTGCGTGAAGCGCTGCGCACCCTGGAGTCCGAGGGTTTCGTGGTCACCCGCAGGCATGCCGGGGCCTGCGTCGCCGAGCCCGACGAGCAGGAGGCGGCCGACCTGCTCGAGGTCCGGATGCTGCTGGAGCCGCTCGGTGCGGCCCGTGCCGCCCAGCGCCGCACCGACGCCCATCTCAAGGTGTTGCGCGGCCTGGTCAGGCTGGGCCAGGAGCGGGCCCGCCGGGGCGAGGGCGAGGATCTGCGCTCACTGGGCGGCTGGTTCCACGAGACCCTCGCCCAGGCCTCCGGCAGCCCCGGCCTGATCGCACTGCTCACCCAGCTCCGGCACAAGATCGCCTGGATGTACGCGGTCGACCCGCCGGCCCGTCCCGCCGATTCCTGGGCCGAGTACGGGGCCATCGTGGACGCCGTGGCACGCGGTGACGCGGAACGGGCGAGGGTGCTCGCCGCCCAGCACGCCGAGCGGGCCACCGGCGCGCACCGGCTGCGCCGCCCCGGCCGCCCTGCTGCGCCGGCCGTACCCCGGGCCGCCCGGGTGAGGACTTCGCAACATGCCGTAAACACCCAGGGCGGCCGTCATTAA
- a CDS encoding M23 family metallopeptidase: MAFTRATGKHRAPSRLTRRGAKAVGIATLATTGVIGSLASPALAADTEAPAADTGLSQIITIEGDLADRIDAQADAQRHQADAVAKAKAKAEADAKKKAEAKAKKAKAAAKAKEARESEARAARSAERARLGTFQLPVAGSYVSTGYKSSGSLWSSGSHSGIDFHAASGSSVVAVGAGTVVEAGWGGAYGNNIVLRMTDGTYTQYGHLSSIGVSVGQSVGQGQRIGLSGATGNATGPHLHFEARTTPSYGSDMDPVAYLRAHGVTV, encoded by the coding sequence ATGGCGTTCACCCGTGCCACGGGGAAGCACCGTGCCCCGAGCCGTCTGACGCGCCGAGGCGCGAAGGCCGTCGGCATCGCGACCCTGGCGACCACCGGCGTCATCGGCTCGCTGGCCTCCCCGGCGCTCGCCGCGGACACCGAGGCCCCCGCCGCCGATACCGGTCTCTCCCAGATCATCACCATCGAGGGCGACCTGGCCGACCGGATCGACGCCCAGGCGGACGCACAGCGGCACCAGGCCGACGCCGTCGCCAAGGCGAAGGCCAAGGCCGAAGCCGACGCGAAGAAGAAGGCCGAGGCGAAGGCCAAGAAGGCCAAGGCCGCCGCCAAGGCCAAGGAGGCCCGCGAGAGCGAGGCGCGCGCCGCCCGCTCCGCCGAGCGCGCCCGGCTCGGCACCTTCCAGCTGCCCGTCGCGGGTTCCTACGTGAGCACCGGCTACAAGTCCAGCGGCTCCCTGTGGTCCTCCGGCAGCCACTCCGGCATCGACTTCCACGCGGCGTCCGGCAGTTCCGTCGTCGCCGTCGGCGCCGGTACGGTCGTCGAGGCCGGCTGGGGCGGCGCGTACGGCAACAACATCGTGCTCCGGATGACGGACGGCACGTACACCCAGTACGGCCACCTCTCCTCGATCGGCGTCTCCGTCGGCCAGAGCGTCGGCCAGGGGCAGCGGATCGGCCTCTCCGGCGCCACCGGCAACGCCACCGGACCGCACCTCCACTTCGAGGCCCGCACCACCCCGTCGTACGGCTCCGACATGGACCCGGTCGCGTATCTGCGCGCGCACGGCGTCACCGTCTGA
- a CDS encoding pitrilysin family protein produces MPMGHTATAQAGSGGLTATEHRLANGLRVVLSEDHLTPVAAVCLWYDVGSRHEVKGRTGLAHLFEHLMFQGSGQVKGNGHFELVQGAGGSLNGTTSFERTNYFETMPTHQLELALWLEADRMGSLLAALDEESMENQRDVVKNERRQRYDNVPYGTAFERLTALAYPEGHPYHHTPIGSMADLDAATLDDARSFFRTNYAPNNAVLSVVGDIDPEQTLAWIEKYFGTIPSHDGKQPPRDGSLPEVIGGELREEVHEEVPARALMAAYRLPHDGTRECDAADLALTVLGGGESSRLHNRLVRRDRTAVAAGFGLLRLAGAPSLGWLDVKTSGGVEVAQIEAAVDEELARFAEEGPSPEEMERAQAQLEREWLDRLGTVAGRADELCRFAVLFGDPQLALSAVHRVLDVTAEEVRAAARAQLRPDNRAVLVYEPVESAEPADEAETDAADDTDAHEGADK; encoded by the coding sequence ATGCCCATGGGTCACACGGCCACAGCCCAGGCCGGCTCCGGCGGCTTGACAGCGACCGAGCACCGTCTGGCCAACGGCCTGCGCGTGGTGCTCTCCGAGGACCATCTGACCCCGGTCGCCGCGGTGTGCCTCTGGTACGACGTCGGCTCGCGCCACGAGGTCAAGGGACGCACCGGCCTGGCTCACCTTTTCGAGCACCTGATGTTCCAGGGCTCCGGCCAGGTCAAGGGGAACGGCCACTTCGAGCTGGTGCAGGGCGCCGGCGGCTCGCTCAACGGCACCACCAGTTTCGAGCGGACCAACTACTTCGAGACGATGCCCACGCACCAGCTGGAGCTCGCCCTGTGGCTCGAGGCCGACCGGATGGGCTCGCTGCTCGCCGCGCTCGACGAGGAGTCCATGGAGAACCAGCGGGACGTCGTCAAGAACGAGCGCCGGCAGCGGTACGACAACGTCCCGTACGGCACCGCGTTCGAGCGGCTGACCGCCCTCGCGTACCCGGAGGGCCACCCGTACCACCACACCCCGATCGGGTCCATGGCGGACCTGGACGCGGCGACCCTCGATGACGCGCGGTCCTTCTTCCGTACGAACTACGCGCCCAACAACGCGGTGCTCTCGGTCGTCGGTGACATCGACCCCGAGCAGACGCTCGCCTGGATCGAGAAGTACTTCGGCACCATCCCGTCGCACGACGGCAAGCAGCCGCCGAGGGACGGCTCGCTGCCCGAGGTGATCGGCGGTGAGCTGCGCGAGGAGGTCCACGAGGAGGTCCCGGCGCGTGCGCTGATGGCCGCCTACCGGCTGCCGCACGACGGCACCCGGGAGTGCGACGCCGCGGATCTCGCGCTGACCGTGCTGGGCGGCGGCGAGTCGTCCCGGCTGCACAACCGGCTGGTCCGTCGTGACCGGACGGCCGTCGCGGCCGGATTCGGGCTGCTGCGGCTGGCCGGCGCGCCCTCGCTCGGCTGGCTGGACGTCAAGACGTCCGGCGGCGTCGAGGTGGCGCAGATCGAGGCCGCGGTCGACGAGGAGCTCGCCCGGTTCGCCGAGGAGGGCCCCTCGCCGGAGGAGATGGAGCGCGCCCAGGCCCAGTTGGAGCGCGAGTGGCTGGACCGGCTCGGTACGGTCGCGGGCCGCGCCGACGAACTGTGCCGGTTCGCCGTGCTGTTCGGTGACCCGCAGCTCGCCCTGAGCGCGGTGCACCGGGTGCTCGACGTCACCGCGGAGGAGGTCCGGGCGGCCGCCAGGGCCCAGCTGCGGCCCGACAACCGGGCGGTGCTGGTCTACGAGCCGGTCGAGTCCGCGGAGCCCGCAGACGAGGCGGAGACCGACGCCGCCGACGACACCGACGCGCACGAAGGGGCGGACAAGTGA